A region from the Sphingomonas brevis genome encodes:
- a CDS encoding M13 family metallopeptidase → MRLAKRWLQTAGIHWEKNMRTKLYALLLASAVPALAISACKGTADNQTEKAAVSASGIDLAAMDKSVKPGDDFYAYANGGWMKATEIPADRSSVGGFYIADQVREQHAKELIDGILKSNPAAGSDEARIRDFYNAYANTDAIDKAGMAPAKADLDAIAAIADKRALSAAIGSTLRADTDPLNATNFQTDNLFGIFVTQGLSTPGEQIPYLMQGGLGMPEREYYLSGDVDMAGLRAKYRTYVETVMKEAGNADPTAAADRIIGLETKIAQAHVSRQESEDFAKGAKVWTRAELEKNAPGIDWAALLDAAQLGSVQKFQAYHAGSIPKLSALVASQPLDAWKDWLAFHTLNQQASVLPKAIRDASFAFNGTALGGAKEQRPRDALALNAVGNQLQDAVGKAYVAKYFPAESKTEIQGMVEKIKAAFAQRVQALDWMAPSTKQEALKKVETIVVGVGYPDSWRDYSSLTVSPTDAYANVKNAGLAEYRYQIGKIGKPMDRAEWWMPPQLVNAVNLPVQNSLNFPAAILVRPFFDPKADAAFNYGAIGGVIGHEISHSFDNNGALFDSTGALRNWWTPADFARFQKSGDALAKQYDSYEPFPGLHINGKLTLGENIADVAGLQAAYEAYRASLNGKEAPVIDGFTGDQRFFIAYAQSWATKMRDEALKARIATDGHSPGNYRALTVRNIDAWYTAFNVKPGDKLYLDPKDRVKVW, encoded by the coding sequence GTGCGACTTGCAAAGCGGTGGCTTCAGACTGCCGGCATCCATTGGGAGAAGAATATGCGCACCAAGCTCTACGCCCTGCTGCTCGCCAGCGCTGTCCCCGCGCTCGCTATCAGCGCCTGCAAGGGCACGGCCGACAACCAGACGGAAAAGGCGGCGGTCAGCGCCTCGGGCATCGATCTTGCCGCGATGGACAAGAGTGTGAAGCCGGGCGACGATTTTTACGCCTACGCCAATGGCGGCTGGATGAAGGCCACTGAAATACCGGCCGACCGTAGCTCTGTTGGCGGCTTCTACATCGCCGACCAGGTGCGCGAACAGCACGCCAAGGAACTGATCGACGGCATTTTGAAGTCCAATCCGGCGGCCGGCAGCGACGAGGCCCGCATCCGCGACTTCTACAACGCCTATGCGAACACCGACGCGATCGACAAGGCCGGCATGGCCCCGGCCAAGGCCGACCTCGATGCGATTGCCGCGATCGCCGACAAGCGCGCGCTCTCAGCCGCGATCGGCTCGACGCTTCGCGCGGACACCGATCCGCTCAACGCGACCAATTTCCAGACCGACAATCTGTTCGGCATATTCGTGACCCAGGGTCTCAGCACGCCGGGAGAGCAGATCCCCTATCTGATGCAGGGTGGCCTCGGCATGCCCGAGCGCGAATATTATTTGAGCGGCGATGTAGACATGGCCGGCCTTCGCGCAAAGTATCGCACCTATGTCGAAACAGTGATGAAGGAAGCCGGGAACGCCGATCCCACCGCCGCGGCCGACCGCATCATCGGGCTGGAGACCAAGATCGCCCAGGCCCATGTCTCGCGCCAGGAAAGCGAAGATTTCGCCAAGGGCGCCAAGGTCTGGACCCGCGCCGAGCTGGAGAAGAATGCGCCGGGCATCGACTGGGCAGCGCTGCTAGACGCGGCGCAACTGGGCAGCGTCCAGAAGTTCCAGGCCTATCATGCCGGTTCGATTCCGAAGCTGTCGGCGCTGGTGGCTTCGCAGCCGCTTGACGCGTGGAAAGACTGGCTGGCGTTCCACACTCTGAACCAGCAAGCGAGCGTGCTGCCCAAGGCGATCCGCGACGCGAGCTTTGCCTTCAACGGCACCGCCCTTGGAGGCGCCAAGGAGCAGCGGCCGCGCGATGCTTTGGCGCTCAACGCGGTCGGCAACCAGCTGCAGGATGCGGTCGGCAAGGCCTATGTGGCCAAATATTTCCCGGCCGAGAGCAAGACCGAAATCCAGGGCATGGTCGAAAAGATCAAGGCAGCCTTCGCCCAGCGCGTACAGGCGCTCGACTGGATGGCGCCGTCGACCAAGCAGGAAGCACTCAAGAAGGTCGAAACCATCGTCGTCGGAGTGGGCTACCCCGACAGCTGGCGCGATTATTCATCGCTGACCGTCAGCCCGACCGACGCCTATGCAAACGTCAAAAATGCCGGCCTTGCCGAGTACCGTTACCAGATTGGCAAGATCGGCAAGCCGATGGACCGGGCCGAATGGTGGATGCCGCCCCAGCTGGTCAACGCGGTCAACCTGCCGGTGCAAAATTCCCTCAATTTCCCGGCCGCGATCCTGGTCCGGCCGTTCTTCGACCCCAAGGCCGACGCGGCGTTCAATTATGGCGCGATCGGCGGCGTGATCGGTCACGAGATCAGCCACAGCTTCGACAATAATGGCGCCTTGTTCGATTCTACCGGCGCTCTGCGCAATTGGTGGACGCCGGCTGATTTCGCCAGGTTCCAGAAATCAGGCGACGCGCTGGCCAAGCAATATGACAGTTACGAGCCATTCCCCGGCCTGCACATCAACGGCAAGCTGACGCTGGGCGAGAATATCGCCGACGTCGCCGGCCTGCAGGCAGCCTATGAGGCTTATCGCGCCAGCCTAAACGGCAAGGAGGCGCCGGTGATCGACGGCTTTACCGGCGACCAGCGCTTCTTCATCGCCTATGCGCAAAGCTGGGCGACCAAGATGCGCGACGAGGCGTTGAAGGCGCGCATCGCGACCGACGGCCATTCGCCCGGCAACTACCGCGCGCTCACCGTCCGCAACATCGACGCCTGGTACACCGCCTTCAACGTGAAGCCGGGCGACAAGCTTTATTTGGATCCCAAGGATCGCGTGAAGGTTTGGTAG
- a CDS encoding cytochrome c, which yields MRNVVMLLALAGLAACHPQAEKEEPAKPAALTYEGGDYKDEAAKLAHGERLATILDCTGCHKSNLQGQNVTARDPSYGEMNAPNITLLLAKYSDDDFRRLLRDGVPKDGREFWFMPVESLQFLSDADLDAVIAYLRTFKPEGTQLPPIKKGKGFQEDLERGFGNSQQQVARYKAEPPPDLGPQHEFGRYLVQTTCTSCHNSKLQGYEGFTPNLNIAGTYSEAELTRLLTTGEGKVKKDLGMMSDVARNHFSRFTPKERSAIVSYILDRAERMQEQVHDSSRD from the coding sequence ATGAGAAATGTCGTGATGTTGCTGGCGCTGGCCGGCCTGGCCGCGTGTCATCCACAAGCCGAAAAAGAGGAGCCGGCCAAGCCGGCGGCGCTTACTTACGAAGGCGGCGACTATAAGGACGAGGCGGCCAAATTGGCGCATGGCGAGCGCCTTGCTACGATCCTCGACTGCACGGGCTGCCACAAGTCCAATCTGCAGGGCCAAAACGTAACCGCCAGAGATCCCAGCTATGGCGAGATGAACGCACCCAACATCACGCTCTTGCTGGCCAAATATAGCGATGACGATTTCAGGCGGTTGCTCCGCGACGGCGTGCCCAAGGACGGGCGCGAATTCTGGTTCATGCCGGTCGAGAGCCTCCAGTTCCTGAGCGATGCCGACCTCGACGCAGTGATCGCCTACCTCCGGACGTTCAAGCCCGAGGGCACGCAACTGCCGCCAATCAAGAAGGGCAAGGGATTTCAGGAGGACCTGGAGCGCGGCTTCGGCAATTCCCAGCAGCAGGTTGCGCGCTACAAGGCCGAGCCTCCGCCCGACCTAGGGCCGCAACATGAATTTGGCCGATATCTGGTCCAGACGACCTGCACCTCCTGCCACAATAGCAAGCTGCAGGGCTATGAGGGCTTCACGCCCAATCTCAACATCGCCGGCACTTATTCGGAGGCCGAGCTGACGCGCCTTCTGACCACCGGCGAGGGCAAGGTGAAGAAGGACCTCGGAATGATGTCCGATGTCGCTCGCAACCATTTCTCTCGTTTCACGCCGAAGGAACGGTCAGCAATCGTCAGCTATATCCTGGACCGGGCGGAGCGGATGCAGGAACAAGTCCACGATTCTTCACGGGATTGA
- a CDS encoding isovaleryl-CoA dehydrogenase, with protein MPGLDFGLGEMADTIRETTERFAREQIAPIAAEIDEKDEFPIALWPQMGELGLHGITVEEEWGGLGLGYLEHVVAQEEVARASASVGLSYGAHSNLCVNQIRRWANQEQKEKYLPKLISGEHVGSLAMSEAGAGSDVVGMKLKAEKSGNGYRLNGTKFWITNAPSADVLVVYAKTSPEEGSRGITTFIIEKGMEGFSIGQKVDKMGMRGSQTAELVFDDCFVPAENIMGPENGGVGVLMSGLDYERTVLAGIQLGIMQACLDTVIPYVRERKQFGKPIGSFQLMQAKVADMYVALNSAKSYVYQVAKSCDAGRTTRFDAAGAILLASENAVKVANEAVQALGGAGYTKDWPVERYYRDAKLLDIGAGTNEIRRMLIGRELIGA; from the coding sequence ATGCCCGGCCTCGATTTCGGCCTTGGTGAAATGGCGGACACGATCCGCGAGACGACCGAGCGCTTCGCCCGCGAGCAGATCGCTCCGATCGCCGCCGAGATCGACGAGAAAGACGAATTCCCCATCGCCTTATGGCCGCAGATGGGCGAGCTCGGCCTGCATGGCATCACCGTCGAGGAGGAATGGGGCGGCCTCGGTCTCGGCTATCTCGAGCATGTCGTGGCCCAGGAAGAAGTGGCGCGGGCTTCGGCTTCTGTCGGCCTCAGCTATGGCGCGCACAGCAATCTTTGCGTTAACCAGATCCGCCGCTGGGCCAACCAGGAGCAGAAGGAGAAATATCTCCCCAAGCTGATCAGCGGCGAACATGTCGGGTCGCTGGCGATGAGCGAGGCCGGCGCCGGCAGCGATGTGGTCGGAATGAAGCTCAAGGCTGAGAAATCGGGCAACGGTTATCGCCTCAACGGCACCAAATTCTGGATCACCAACGCACCCTCCGCCGACGTGCTGGTGGTCTATGCCAAGACTTCGCCGGAGGAAGGCAGCCGCGGCATCACCACCTTCATCATCGAAAAGGGCATGGAAGGCTTCTCGATCGGCCAGAAGGTCGACAAGATGGGCATGCGTGGAAGCCAGACCGCGGAGCTGGTATTCGACGATTGTTTCGTCCCGGCAGAGAACATCATGGGGCCGGAAAATGGCGGCGTCGGCGTGCTGATGAGCGGGCTCGATTACGAGCGGACGGTACTTGCCGGTATCCAGCTGGGCATCATGCAGGCCTGCCTCGACACGGTCATTCCCTATGTCCGAGAGAGGAAGCAGTTCGGCAAGCCGATCGGCAGCTTCCAGCTGATGCAGGCCAAGGTGGCGGACATGTATGTCGCGCTCAATTCGGCCAAGTCCTACGTCTACCAGGTCGCCAAGTCGTGCGATGCCGGCCGGACCACCAGGTTCGATGCGGCGGGCGCGATCCTGCTGGCCTCCGAGAATGCGGTGAAGGTCGCCAATGAGGCGGTCCAGGCGCTTGGCGGCGCCGGTTACACCAAGGACTGGCCGGTCGAACGCTATTACCGCGACGCCAAGCTGCTTGATATCGGTGCCGGTACCAACGAGATCCGCCGCATGCTGATCGGGCGGGAACTCATAGGAGCGTAG
- a CDS encoding c-type cytochrome: MNREKLALAAGCAAFVAAVATAQAPPATTAPAPPPFKNLQVFPKDISRPDLINNMKGFAQALGVRCTHCHVGTEGQPPTFDFASDAKPEKATARKMLAMVHRINGQDFGVTDFSNVKVTCFTCHRGSVKPLTAPPPPEPAPAAPAPKAS, translated from the coding sequence ATGAACAGGGAAAAGTTGGCTCTAGCCGCTGGATGCGCGGCATTCGTTGCGGCCGTTGCGACCGCCCAGGCACCGCCGGCAACAACCGCTCCCGCGCCGCCACCTTTCAAGAACCTCCAGGTCTTCCCGAAGGACATCAGCCGGCCGGACCTGATCAACAATATGAAGGGGTTCGCCCAGGCATTGGGCGTGCGCTGCACCCATTGCCATGTCGGGACTGAGGGCCAGCCGCCGACGTTCGACTTCGCTTCGGACGCCAAGCCGGAGAAAGCGACGGCGCGCAAGATGCTGGCGATGGTCCACCGCATCAACGGTCAGGATTTCGGGGTCACCGACTTTTCCAACGTCAAGGTGACCTGCTTCACCTGCCATCGCGGCTCGGTAAAGCCGCTGACGGCGCCGCCGCCGCCCGAACCGGCCCCTGCCGCGCCAGCGCCGAAAGCCAGTTAG
- a CDS encoding thiolase family protein has protein sequence MSDSVVILSAARTPMGSMQGALADVAATDLGATVVKAAVERAGISGDEIDRIYMGCVLPAGLGQAPARQAAIKAGLPKSVQATTVNKVCGSGMQTVIMAEEALKAGNADVIVAGGMESMTNAPYLLKKHRSGARIGHDTAYDHMFLDGLEDAYEPGRAMGTFAQETANQYQLTREDQDNYSIESLSRAKAAIDSGAFKDEIVPVVIQGRGGETVVDTDEAPGRGRPDKIPTLKPAFAKDGTITAATSSSISDGAAALVLARQSDADAKGLKPVARIVASAAHAREPSEFTIAPAGAIEKALKKAGWSVEDVDLFEVNEAFACVAMFAMRDLGIPHEKINVHGGATALGHPIGASGARLIVTLIGALKAKGKKRGVASLCIGGGEATAVAVELV, from the coding sequence ATGTCCGATTCCGTCGTCATCCTGTCCGCCGCCCGTACTCCGATGGGGTCGATGCAGGGCGCCCTCGCCGATGTCGCCGCCACCGACCTCGGCGCTACAGTCGTCAAGGCTGCCGTCGAGCGCGCCGGCATCAGCGGCGACGAGATCGACCGGATCTACATGGGCTGCGTGCTTCCCGCCGGCCTCGGCCAAGCCCCGGCGCGCCAGGCGGCGATCAAGGCCGGCCTGCCCAAGTCCGTCCAGGCGACCACGGTCAACAAGGTCTGCGGATCGGGCATGCAGACGGTGATCATGGCTGAGGAAGCGCTGAAGGCCGGCAATGCCGACGTGATTGTCGCCGGCGGCATGGAGTCGATGACCAACGCCCCCTACCTGCTCAAAAAGCATCGTTCGGGCGCGCGCATCGGCCATGACACCGCCTATGACCATATGTTCCTCGACGGGCTCGAGGATGCCTATGAGCCTGGCCGGGCGATGGGCACTTTCGCCCAGGAAACCGCCAACCAGTATCAGCTGACGCGCGAGGATCAGGACAATTATTCGATCGAGAGCCTGTCGCGCGCCAAGGCCGCGATCGACAGCGGCGCGTTCAAGGACGAGATCGTGCCGGTGGTGATCCAGGGCCGTGGCGGGGAGACCGTGGTCGACACCGACGAGGCCCCGGGCCGAGGCCGTCCGGACAAGATTCCGACACTGAAACCGGCTTTCGCCAAGGACGGCACGATCACCGCCGCGACCAGCTCATCGATTTCCGACGGCGCCGCCGCTTTGGTGCTGGCCCGCCAATCCGACGCCGATGCCAAGGGGTTGAAGCCGGTGGCGCGCATCGTCGCATCGGCTGCTCATGCCCGCGAGCCGAGCGAGTTCACCATCGCACCGGCGGGCGCGATCGAGAAAGCGCTGAAGAAGGCCGGCTGGAGCGTCGAAGACGTCGACCTGTTCGAAGTCAACGAGGCGTTCGCTTGCGTCGCCATGTTCGCCATGCGCGACCTCGGCATCCCGCACGAGAAGATCAACGTCCATGGCGGCGCAACCGCACTCGGCCACCCGATCGGGGCCAGCGGCGCGCGGCTGATCGTGACGCTGATCGGAGCGCTCAAGGCCAAGGGCAAGAAGCGCGGCGTTGCCTCGCTGTGCATCGGCGGCGGCGAAGCCACCGCCGTAGCGGTGGAATTGGTATAG
- a CDS encoding helix-turn-helix transcriptional regulator has protein sequence MENRVKGYREKMGWSQGELARRLGVSRQTINAVETNKYDPSLPLALRMAKLFVVPVDQLFIDHWNGETEE, from the coding sequence ATGGAGAATCGAGTCAAGGGTTACCGCGAGAAAATGGGCTGGAGCCAGGGCGAGCTGGCCCGGCGCCTGGGCGTATCGCGCCAAACGATCAACGCCGTCGAAACCAATAAATATGACCCGAGCCTCCCGCTGGCGCTGCGCATGGCGAAACTGTTCGTCGTGCCCGTCGATCAGCTGTTCATCGACCATTGGAACGGGGAGACCGAAGAGTGA
- a CDS encoding RidA family protein: MKLFITLALLGVSTMAQAEGIQRIGEPMLGTQRLPFSSAVRAGDTVYLSGALGITADGKLGDGMEAQAHLAMDNLGNALKSAGLGWGDVAKCTVMLDDMKDWPAFNQVYVTYFPDGKYPARSAFGADGLALGALVEVECIAYDPK; this comes from the coding sequence ATGAAGCTCTTCATCACACTCGCGCTATTGGGAGTTTCGACCATGGCTCAAGCAGAAGGCATTCAACGGATCGGGGAGCCGATGCTCGGCACGCAGCGGCTGCCCTTCTCCAGCGCGGTCCGGGCCGGCGACACGGTTTATCTATCGGGCGCGCTTGGCATCACGGCTGACGGCAAGCTGGGCGACGGGATGGAAGCGCAGGCACACCTGGCAATGGACAATCTCGGCAATGCGCTGAAGTCGGCAGGCCTCGGCTGGGGCGACGTCGCCAAATGTACGGTGATGCTCGACGATATGAAGGATTGGCCGGCCTTCAACCAGGTCTACGTGACCTATTTCCCCGACGGCAAATATCCGGCGCGAAGCGCATTTGGCGCCGATGGATTGGCCCTCGGCGCCTTGGTCGAGGTCGAGTGCATCGCCTACGATCCGAAATAG
- a CDS encoding SH3 domain-containing protein: MTIFLAAAVAAKDKRPPYWASIASGEAMMRTGPGRNYPGIWLYKRRDLPVRVIQVYPNWRKIEDPDGQQGWMLVTLLSDRRTAVIKPGGPRDIHAKRDANSPVRYRAEAGVVGRIEKCDGSWCKLQVGKREGFIAQGDLWGTGESELID, from the coding sequence ATGACGATATTTTTGGCGGCCGCGGTTGCTGCCAAGGACAAGAGACCCCCTTATTGGGCGTCGATCGCCAGCGGCGAGGCGATGATGCGCACCGGCCCCGGGCGCAATTACCCTGGCATTTGGCTGTACAAGCGGCGTGACCTGCCGGTGCGGGTAATCCAGGTCTATCCGAATTGGCGCAAGATCGAGGATCCGGACGGACAACAAGGCTGGATGCTGGTGACGTTGCTCAGCGACCGCCGTACAGCCGTCATCAAGCCAGGCGGCCCGCGTGACATCCACGCCAAGCGCGATGCAAATTCCCCGGTTCGTTATCGCGCCGAAGCCGGCGTGGTCGGGCGGATCGAGAAGTGCGACGGCAGCTGGTGCAAGCTGCAAGTCGGAAAGCGCGAAGGCTTTATCGCCCAGGGCGACCTGTGGGGCACCGGCGAAAGCGAACTGATCGACTGA
- a CDS encoding NAD(P)H-dependent flavin oxidoreductase, protein MFKGLKPILYGGREVWPLVEGGKGVSATNHASSGAWAAAGGIGTVSAVNADSYDPDGRIIPQVYNALTRRERHEELIQYAIDGAVAQVKRAYEIAGGKGAININVLWEMGGAQRVLHGVLERTKGLVTGVTCGAGMPYKLSEIAASYGVSYLPIISSGRAFSALWKRAYSKAAEWLAAVVYEDPWLAGGHNGLSNAEDPRKPQDPYPRVKALRETMREGGIADSVPIVMAGGVWRLDEWNDWIDNPELGQIMFQFGTRPLLTQESPIPPAWKARLMSLEEGDVLLHRFSPTGFYSSAVRNPFLRNLEARSERQIAYTKEAIGDHAFELDVGIGTKRHYWVTKGDLQHAREWYGAGFTNAMKSPDDTLIFVTPEEEKMIRADQAACMGCLSQCSFSSWADNEKNSTGRLADPRSFCIQKTLQDIAHGGPVEQNLMFAGHAAFRFKSDPFYSNGFVPTVKQLVDRILTGA, encoded by the coding sequence TTGTTCAAAGGCTTGAAGCCCATCCTTTACGGTGGCCGCGAAGTGTGGCCACTGGTTGAAGGAGGCAAGGGCGTCTCCGCGACCAACCATGCCAGCTCGGGGGCATGGGCAGCGGCTGGCGGCATCGGTACGGTCTCCGCGGTCAATGCCGACAGCTATGATCCCGATGGCCGGATCATTCCGCAAGTCTACAATGCGCTGACTCGGCGCGAGCGGCATGAGGAATTGATCCAATATGCGATCGACGGGGCAGTCGCCCAGGTCAAGCGCGCCTATGAGATCGCTGGCGGCAAGGGCGCGATCAATATCAACGTGTTGTGGGAGATGGGCGGTGCGCAGCGAGTGCTGCACGGCGTCCTCGAGCGAACCAAGGGCCTGGTCACTGGGGTCACCTGCGGCGCCGGCATGCCCTACAAGCTTAGCGAGATCGCTGCCTCATACGGTGTCAGCTATTTGCCGATCATCTCCTCCGGCCGTGCCTTCAGCGCGCTGTGGAAGCGGGCCTATTCAAAAGCGGCGGAATGGCTTGCCGCGGTAGTCTATGAAGACCCGTGGCTGGCCGGTGGCCACAACGGCCTCAGCAATGCCGAGGATCCGCGCAAGCCGCAGGACCCATATCCGCGCGTCAAGGCATTGCGCGAAACCATGCGCGAAGGTGGCATCGCCGACAGCGTGCCGATCGTCATGGCCGGGGGCGTATGGCGGCTCGACGAGTGGAACGACTGGATCGACAATCCCGAACTAGGGCAGATCATGTTCCAGTTCGGCACCCGTCCGCTGCTGACTCAGGAAAGCCCGATTCCGCCGGCGTGGAAGGCACGGCTGATGAGCCTGGAGGAGGGCGACGTCCTGCTCCACCGCTTCAGCCCCACCGGATTCTACTCCTCGGCGGTGCGCAATCCGTTCCTCCGCAACCTCGAGGCCCGAAGCGAGCGTCAGATCGCCTACACCAAGGAAGCGATCGGCGATCATGCGTTCGAGCTTGATGTCGGGATTGGCACGAAGCGGCATTATTGGGTGACCAAGGGCGATCTGCAGCATGCTCGCGAGTGGTATGGCGCCGGCTTCACCAATGCGATGAAGTCGCCCGACGATACGCTGATCTTCGTCACGCCCGAGGAAGAGAAGATGATCCGCGCCGACCAGGCCGCCTGCATGGGTTGCTTGTCGCAGTGCAGCTTCTCCAGCTGGGCCGACAATGAGAAGAATTCGACCGGCCGGCTGGCGGACCCGCGCAGCTTCTGCATCCAAAAGACGCTTCAGGACATCGCCCATGGCGGTCCCGTCGAACAGAATTTGATGTTCGCGGGCCATGCCGCGTTTCGCTTCAAGAGCGACCCATTTTATTCCAACGGCTTCGTTCCGACCGTCAAGCAACTTGTCGACCGCATCCTGACGGGGGCCTGA
- the nadC gene encoding carboxylating nicotinate-nucleotide diphosphorylase translates to MMELPQFDLGEFVRRVLAEDLGSGGDVTSKATIDANARFTADMNCREPIVVAGLDIAIAFFRACDGEVRVERLVRDGDQLAKGTVLARLEGNARAMLAAERSALNTLQHLSGIATVTRRYVDAIEGTGATLLDTRKTIPGLRLLEKYAARMGGAENHRMRLDDGLLIKDNHVGVAGGVAQAVAAAKTYGSELQIQVEVDRIDQIEPALTAGADRLLLDNMKPDMLREAVVLVAGRVPLEASGGVNLDTIRAIAETGVNYISVGRITQSAPAVDIGLDYVLKD, encoded by the coding sequence ATGATGGAGCTGCCGCAATTCGACCTTGGCGAATTCGTCCGTCGGGTGCTGGCCGAGGATTTGGGTTCGGGCGGGGACGTCACTTCCAAGGCGACGATCGACGCCAATGCGCGCTTCACCGCCGATATGAATTGCCGCGAGCCGATCGTCGTTGCTGGGTTGGATATCGCGATCGCCTTCTTCCGTGCCTGCGACGGGGAAGTGCGGGTCGAACGGCTGGTCAGGGACGGTGACCAGCTAGCCAAGGGTACGGTACTGGCGCGGCTGGAGGGTAACGCCCGGGCGATGCTGGCGGCGGAGCGCTCCGCGCTCAACACGTTGCAGCATCTGTCGGGGATCGCGACCGTGACTCGGCGCTATGTCGATGCGATCGAAGGCACCGGGGCTACCCTGCTCGACACCCGCAAGACCATTCCGGGGCTAAGGCTGCTGGAGAAATATGCGGCGCGGATGGGCGGCGCCGAAAACCACCGCATGCGGCTGGACGATGGGCTGTTGATCAAGGACAACCATGTCGGGGTGGCCGGCGGCGTGGCGCAAGCTGTCGCCGCGGCCAAGACTTATGGCAGCGAATTGCAAATTCAGGTCGAGGTCGATCGGATCGACCAGATCGAGCCGGCGCTGACGGCGGGCGCGGACCGCCTGCTGCTCGACAATATGAAGCCCGACATGCTGCGCGAAGCGGTAGTGCTGGTCGCCGGCCGGGTGCCACTGGAGGCGTCGGGCGGCGTCAATCTCGACACTATCCGGGCAATCGCCGAGACCGGGGTGAACTATATTTCGGTAGGCAGGATCACCCAGTCGGCGCCGGCGGTCGATATCGGCCTGGACTATGTGCTAAAGGACTAA
- a CDS encoding metallophosphoesterase family protein, whose product MARLVHLSDLHFGAHDEELVTAVEERADALKPDLIVISGDFTQRARTDQFELACAFLERLKARGHEVLGVPGNHDVPLYDVLRRFLSPLTRYRRFIDDSLCPFHELPGVAVLGINTARSLTFKDGRINQGQVDFIRDTFARTRDNVAKILVTHHPLFALPVGDGPELGKAIGRQKLALDAIADAGVDLLLAGHNHRASSHHAKQLITGAGEALVIQAGTATSKRLRDEEQSFNLIEVEAGEVKLTVQAWDGDSFAARETGRFVQANRRWESETGQRLAEAT is encoded by the coding sequence ATGGCTCGACTGGTTCATCTCTCCGACCTTCATTTCGGCGCCCACGACGAGGAACTGGTCACGGCGGTCGAAGAGCGAGCCGACGCGCTGAAGCCCGACCTGATCGTCATTTCGGGCGATTTCACGCAGCGGGCGCGGACCGACCAGTTCGAACTTGCCTGCGCCTTTCTCGAACGGCTGAAGGCAAGGGGCCATGAGGTACTTGGCGTACCCGGCAATCATGACGTGCCGCTGTACGACGTGCTGCGGCGATTCCTGTCGCCGCTGACGCGCTATCGCCGGTTCATCGACGACAGCTTGTGCCCGTTCCACGAACTTCCCGGCGTAGCCGTGCTCGGGATCAACACGGCGCGTTCGCTGACGTTCAAGGACGGGCGGATCAACCAGGGTCAGGTCGATTTCATTCGCGATACTTTCGCCAGGACGCGGGACAATGTTGCGAAAATATTGGTGACCCATCATCCGCTGTTCGCGCTGCCGGTCGGCGACGGACCCGAGCTGGGCAAGGCAATCGGGCGGCAAAAACTAGCGCTTGACGCGATCGCCGACGCTGGGGTCGATCTGCTGCTGGCAGGGCACAACCATCGCGCCTCGTCCCACCACGCAAAACAGCTGATAACCGGAGCGGGCGAGGCGCTTGTGATCCAGGCGGGGACGGCGACCTCGAAGCGGCTGCGCGACGAAGAGCAAAGCTTCAACCTGATCGAGGTCGAGGCTGGCGAAGTTAAGCTGACAGTGCAGGCGTGGGACGGCGACAGCTTTGCCGCGCGCGAGACCGGACGGTTCGTTCAAGCCAACAGGCGGTGGGAAAGCGAGACCGGCCAGCGATTGGCGGAAGCGACTTGA